From the Halalkalicoccus sp. CGA53 genome, one window contains:
- a CDS encoding DUF7344 domain-containing protein has product MSATDLDVCLELVADRRRRNLIHQLRHNGNGLTTIDTLVDRLDRGEQGVSKDRPPNREELAIQVYHTHLPKLADHGVVEYDPERGTVQYLSDERLEAVVDSLPGKCRDRSRNS; this is encoded by the coding sequence ATGTCAGCCACCGATCTCGACGTGTGTCTCGAACTGGTAGCCGATCGACGCCGACGGAATCTCATTCATCAGCTCCGGCACAATGGCAACGGACTGACGACGATCGATACCCTGGTCGACCGATTGGACCGGGGGGAACAAGGTGTCAGTAAGGACCGGCCCCCGAATCGAGAGGAACTCGCCATCCAGGTGTACCATACCCACCTACCCAAGCTAGCCGATCACGGCGTCGTCGAATACGATCCCGAACGCGGAACCGTTCAGTATCTGTCCGACGAGCGACTCGAAGCCGTTGTGGACTCGCTCCCAGGGAAGTGCCGCGACCGGAGCCGTAACTCCTAG
- a CDS encoding helix-turn-helix domain-containing protein encodes MVTIVELQIPATETLFAEAVECEPSLELELEQVVMTTGIPLRIRGPSREDVERALSSTRSIERYDLISNHDKEWIYSIQCEEDFQILSWIVETGGTVLTATLSDGIWSVRLRYTDHDNVEETVNQVKRNGIEIDITAIRNISGDDQTEAGLTDEQYEALKVAVEYGYFEIPRRTTLMELSEHLDISHQSLSERLRRAQKGLLATNLPQAGTASASERAI; translated from the coding sequence ATGGTCACGATAGTAGAACTCCAAATCCCAGCAACGGAGACACTGTTCGCGGAAGCCGTCGAGTGTGAACCATCTCTCGAACTGGAACTCGAACAGGTAGTAATGACGACGGGAATCCCGCTTCGAATCCGAGGACCGTCGAGAGAAGACGTAGAGAGGGCTCTCAGTTCGACGAGGTCTATCGAAAGATACGATCTGATCTCGAATCACGACAAAGAGTGGATCTACTCGATCCAGTGTGAGGAGGACTTTCAGATCTTGTCGTGGATCGTCGAGACAGGGGGAACGGTCCTCACAGCCACGCTTTCGGATGGGATCTGGTCGGTTCGATTGCGCTATACCGATCACGATAACGTCGAGGAGACAGTAAATCAGGTAAAGAGAAACGGTATAGAGATAGATATTACCGCGATCAGGAACATTTCAGGAGACGATCAAACTGAGGCCGGCCTCACGGATGAACAGTACGAAGCACTCAAGGTAGCGGTCGAATACGGCTATTTCGAGATTCCCCGACGGACTACTCTGATGGAGCTATCGGAACATCTCGATATCTCACATCAATCCCTTTCAGAGCGGCTCCGTCGCGCACAGAAAGGGTTACTGGCCACGAATTTACCCCAAGCAGGTACGGCTTCGGCTTCGGAAAGGGCCATCTAG
- a CDS encoding FkbM family methyltransferase, protein MLEDVLSEFESDDVFWDVGAHIGLYSCFAVNVLPEDQVVAFEPLPDNLTRLRTNLAYNDANPFVLDCALSNDSGTAQFDNQWFSRTEWDGKASLATDPGESAITVPTRTGNELIANDDIPPPTVVKIDVEGAEGLVIEGMEEALVDDRCRLVYCEVHRSSERRRSVEDYGGVPSDIEGTLERLRFESRRLIDRDREFMIKARKR, encoded by the coding sequence ATGCTTGAGGATGTTCTCTCAGAGTTCGAGTCCGATGATGTGTTCTGGGATGTCGGCGCGCACATTGGGCTCTACAGTTGTTTCGCCGTCAACGTCCTGCCCGAGGACCAGGTCGTCGCCTTCGAACCGTTGCCGGATAATCTAACGCGGCTTCGAACCAATCTCGCGTACAATGACGCCAACCCTTTCGTGCTGGACTGTGCGCTATCGAACGACTCCGGCACCGCGCAGTTCGACAACCAGTGGTTCTCGCGTACGGAATGGGATGGGAAAGCGTCGCTCGCAACCGATCCCGGAGAGAGTGCGATAACTGTCCCAACTCGAACCGGGAACGAACTGATCGCAAACGACGACATCCCGCCACCAACGGTCGTCAAGATAGACGTCGAGGGTGCTGAAGGACTCGTCATCGAGGGAATGGAAGAGGCGCTTGTGGACGATCGCTGCCGGCTCGTCTACTGTGAGGTCCACCGATCGAGCGAGCGTCGCCGCTCCGTCGAGGATTATGGCGGTGTGCCGTCCGATATAGAGGGTACGCTGGAGCGACTCAGGTTCGAGTCGCGCCGACTGATCGATCGCGACAGGGAGTTCATGATCAAGGCACGGAAAAGGTAG
- a CDS encoding site-specific integrase, producing the protein MRSTINRRVQEVADSRPTGRIYPHCLRATAASHHAYKGVAPVLLQALMGWSDLATAQKYIRISGTATADALRRAHHR; encoded by the coding sequence TTGCGGTCAACGATCAACCGACGCGTCCAGGAAGTCGCCGACAGTCGACCCACTGGTCGTATCTATCCGCACTGCCTGCGTGCTACCGCGGCCAGCCACCACGCGTACAAAGGCGTCGCCCCCGTCCTACTCCAAGCACTGATGGGGTGGAGCGACCTTGCAACAGCCCAGAAGTACATCCGGATTTCCGGGACTGCAACCGCTGATGCCCTCCGACGAGCTCATCACCGATAG